One segment of Pyxidicoccus xibeiensis DNA contains the following:
- a CDS encoding TIGR02270 family protein, protein MSRSTEPGLAEPSSAQKEIFEEHLGEAAFLWTQWEAALGSPHLTLGDVTEGDEHRLLAHLDALAQSASPGVEALLGTALESSEADTVTAGALALLYSGEERHLQRILELFQEDEARRSLLQRALELCGNPSWAPRLLPLLRSEAPALVAATLEVLGFWGHEPDPDLDWRLLLAHVEPRIQAAALRLARVTPGRVEAAWLREALESPSPAVRDEALLTGLLSGAEGVWSRCRRLVERSSGHGRLAMMLLGMEGRHPENLALLQARLAEPGACADALWALGISGCVEAAESCLPLLEDTSLGGLAAEAFCCITGLRLEGRFKAQPGDEQASAPGASWDGLAPGTTGVELPRASLGAVREWWQQERTRFRPGLRYLWGQPLTPAWMLESLELLPMRRRHALALEVLLRSRGACQVPTRAFSEVQRSRLLTARAGMHRLLVDRPLEGRGAEPPARARVPGPIVSGGQAPRPSVDASRMLAVTGGGMVSAIGDGAASSCAASRAGVVRISALEGYALWDEDLREVEPARGHQVSWLTDGFSGLGRLIVLGSAALRDLHPAVRQDDWRRSAVFLVTGNDFYRGMLQEEAPHAEEREWLRGQCLHRLIPATLRAAGVQGAPRTQEVLFGEVGFLQALQRAREQLERGVVERCIIGGVDTLVEPHLLRALDQLGLLKGPERAVGLLPGEAAAFLVLERADAARRHGASVQALVESPSIGAEPFHRFSREPAVGAVLAEVIAQALGGDGGAGGRTGLVIAGLNGDEYRARDWGHALIRLRGRRLLPEDCPEWYPAISFGDVGAAAGPLAVLLAAHAFRRRYAGTDAALLWMVGDDGSRGALRLRASHPLMD, encoded by the coding sequence ATGTCCAGATCAACTGAGCCAGGGCTGGCGGAGCCCTCCTCGGCACAGAAGGAAATCTTCGAGGAACATCTGGGGGAGGCCGCCTTCCTGTGGACCCAGTGGGAGGCCGCGCTGGGCTCACCCCACCTGACCCTGGGAGACGTCACCGAGGGAGACGAGCACCGCCTCCTCGCGCATCTGGACGCGCTCGCACAGAGTGCCTCTCCCGGCGTCGAGGCCCTGCTTGGGACCGCGCTGGAATCGTCCGAGGCGGACACGGTCACCGCCGGGGCCCTGGCGCTCCTGTACTCGGGCGAGGAGCGTCACCTCCAGCGCATTCTCGAGCTCTTCCAGGAGGACGAGGCGCGGCGCTCCCTGCTTCAGCGCGCGCTCGAGCTGTGTGGGAATCCCTCCTGGGCGCCCAGGCTGCTGCCATTGCTGCGCTCCGAAGCGCCGGCCCTGGTGGCCGCCACGCTCGAGGTCCTGGGCTTCTGGGGGCACGAGCCAGACCCGGACCTGGACTGGCGCCTGCTCCTGGCCCATGTGGAGCCACGGATCCAGGCGGCAGCCCTGCGGCTGGCGCGTGTCACCCCGGGCCGGGTCGAGGCGGCCTGGCTGCGTGAGGCGCTGGAGTCTCCGTCACCCGCCGTCCGTGATGAGGCGCTGCTCACCGGCCTGCTGTCGGGAGCGGAAGGTGTGTGGTCCCGGTGTCGACGGCTCGTGGAGCGGTCTTCCGGGCACGGCCGGCTCGCCATGATGTTGCTCGGGATGGAGGGACGGCACCCTGAGAACCTCGCGTTGCTCCAGGCGAGACTGGCGGAGCCGGGGGCATGCGCCGATGCGCTCTGGGCACTGGGCATCAGTGGATGCGTGGAAGCCGCCGAGAGCTGTCTCCCGCTGCTGGAGGACACGTCGCTCGGCGGGCTCGCGGCGGAGGCGTTCTGTTGCATCACGGGACTGCGTCTGGAGGGCCGGTTCAAGGCGCAGCCTGGGGATGAGCAGGCGTCGGCGCCTGGCGCCTCGTGGGATGGACTCGCGCCAGGGACGACCGGAGTCGAGCTACCACGCGCCTCGCTGGGAGCTGTCCGGGAGTGGTGGCAGCAGGAGCGGACGCGATTCAGGCCAGGGCTCCGCTACCTGTGGGGGCAGCCGCTGACCCCGGCATGGATGCTGGAGTCCCTCGAGCTCCTGCCCATGCGACGCCGCCATGCACTGGCGCTGGAGGTCCTGCTTCGCAGCCGCGGCGCCTGCCAGGTGCCGACGCGGGCGTTCTCGGAGGTGCAGCGCTCCAGGCTGCTCACGGCACGAGCCGGCATGCACAGGCTCCTGGTGGACCGACCGTTGGAGGGCAGGGGCGCGGAGCCGCCAGCGCGAGCCCGGGTGCCTGGCCCGATAGTCTCTGGTGGGCAAGCTCCGCGTCCCTCCGTGGACGCGTCGCGCATGTTGGCGGTGACTGGCGGCGGGATGGTCTCGGCCATTGGAGATGGCGCGGCGTCGAGCTGTGCGGCGAGCCGGGCGGGAGTGGTTCGCATCTCCGCGCTGGAGGGCTACGCGCTCTGGGATGAGGACCTGCGCGAGGTGGAGCCTGCTCGTGGGCATCAGGTGTCCTGGTTGACGGATGGCTTCTCCGGCCTCGGGCGGCTCATCGTCCTGGGAAGCGCGGCCCTTCGGGACCTGCATCCCGCCGTGCGGCAGGACGACTGGCGTCGGAGTGCCGTCTTCCTCGTCACCGGCAACGACTTCTACCGGGGGATGCTCCAGGAGGAGGCTCCCCACGCCGAGGAGCGGGAGTGGCTCCGGGGGCAGTGCCTGCACCGCCTGATTCCCGCCACCCTGCGGGCCGCGGGAGTCCAGGGGGCTCCTCGCACCCAGGAGGTGCTCTTTGGTGAGGTGGGTTTCCTCCAGGCACTCCAGCGGGCGCGGGAGCAGTTGGAGCGGGGCGTGGTCGAGCGCTGCATCATCGGCGGCGTGGACACCCTGGTGGAGCCCCACCTGTTGCGGGCCCTGGACCAGCTCGGGCTGCTGAAAGGGCCTGAGCGTGCGGTGGGGCTGCTCCCTGGAGAGGCGGCCGCGTTCCTCGTCCTGGAGCGTGCCGACGCCGCGCGCCGGCATGGAGCCTCCGTTCAGGCGCTGGTGGAGTCACCGAGCATCGGGGCCGAGCCCTTCCATCGCTTCTCTCGCGAGCCGGCCGTGGGAGCGGTGCTCGCGGAGGTCATCGCTCAGGCCCTCGGTGGGGACGGTGGCGCGGGCGGACGCACGGGGCTCGTCATCGCCGGCTTGAATGGCGATGAGTACCGGGCGAGGGACTGGGGCCATGCGCTCATCCGCCTGCGGGGGCGGCGGCTGCTGCCGGAGGACTGCCCGGAATGGTACCCGGCCATCTCCTTCGGAGACGTGGGGGCCGCGGCGGGTCCCCTTGCCGTGCTGCTGGCGGCTCACGCGTTCCGGCGGCGCTACGCCGGTACGGACGCCGCGCTGCTCTGGATGGTGGGGGATGACGGGAGCCGGGGCGCGCTCCGCCTCCGTGCTTCACACCCCCTCATGGACTGA
- a CDS encoding DUF6484 domain-containing protein encodes MSGQKPGAEQRGTAAPDLIHGHKVGWVAGRASEGALLVDFRGNSGGLLPARSTVSLDSRAMDAAVAARQSVVLLFDEGNPQRPIIVGLIQEPSPSPLTDALLDVPARPEAREVSLDGQRVVLEGREEVVLRCGDSSITLRSDGQVLIRGLRVETRAMGTNRIKGGNVQIN; translated from the coding sequence ATGAGCGGCCAGAAGCCAGGTGCTGAGCAGCGCGGGACAGCAGCTCCCGACCTCATTCATGGGCACAAGGTGGGCTGGGTCGCCGGCCGGGCCAGCGAGGGAGCCCTGCTGGTGGACTTCCGAGGTAACTCCGGCGGACTGCTTCCGGCGCGTTCGACCGTCTCGCTGGATTCCCGTGCGATGGATGCGGCCGTGGCGGCGCGGCAGTCCGTCGTCCTCCTCTTCGACGAGGGGAACCCCCAGCGCCCCATCATCGTCGGGCTCATTCAGGAGCCGAGTCCTTCGCCACTCACGGATGCGCTGCTGGACGTGCCCGCGCGTCCGGAGGCGCGGGAGGTCAGCTTGGACGGTCAGCGGGTCGTGCTCGAGGGCAGGGAGGAGGTCGTCCTGCGGTGCGGAGATTCGAGCATCACCCTGCGCAGCGACGGACAGGTTCTCATCCGGGGACTGAGGGTCGAAACCCGCGCCATGGGCACCAACCGCATCAAGGGCGGGAATGTCCAGATCAACTGA
- a CDS encoding immunity 49 family protein, translating to MSHHPVDLAEERYTFHLDQALAGLEAGKGNVGELLLNVSTCNRLMGLCALLKEADTEAFAAHLCKAGQARAHLLSLAASGSELLPEFLCVSEDVGLSAALAAGDVRTATRLAALSPREHFAELEYEDDYLFFRVLHLLLLGPEERRLQEKALARWREVVGSDIPPELEVCQALVERSGPDFARAFDELIVDRKRAMKDYRKQVDSDEEILATEGKVYVDGLAILRIAELRELPTRSAYDLIPRIARVPLGASLPGEDAWRSP from the coding sequence ATGAGCCACCATCCCGTGGACCTCGCGGAGGAGCGCTACACCTTCCATCTGGACCAGGCCCTCGCCGGCCTCGAGGCCGGGAAGGGCAATGTCGGGGAACTGTTGCTCAACGTCTCCACCTGTAACCGGCTCATGGGACTCTGTGCCCTGCTGAAGGAGGCGGACACGGAGGCATTCGCCGCGCACCTGTGCAAGGCCGGTCAGGCGCGAGCGCATCTGCTGAGCCTTGCCGCTTCGGGCAGCGAGCTTCTGCCCGAGTTCCTCTGCGTCAGCGAGGATGTCGGCCTCAGCGCCGCGCTGGCGGCGGGGGACGTCCGAACCGCGACGCGCCTCGCGGCGCTCTCTCCCCGCGAGCATTTCGCGGAGCTCGAGTACGAGGACGACTACCTGTTCTTCCGAGTCCTCCATCTGCTGCTGCTCGGGCCGGAGGAGAGGCGCTTGCAGGAGAAGGCCCTGGCCCGATGGCGAGAGGTGGTCGGGAGCGACATCCCTCCCGAGCTGGAGGTCTGCCAGGCTCTCGTCGAGCGGAGTGGGCCCGACTTTGCTCGTGCCTTCGACGAGCTCATCGTGGACCGGAAGCGGGCCATGAAGGACTACCGGAAGCAGGTCGACAGCGATGAGGAGATTCTCGCCACCGAGGGCAAGGTCTACGTGGACGGGCTCGCCATCCTGCGAATCGCGGAGCTTCGCGAGCTTCCGACCCGGAGCGCCTACGACCTCATTCCTCGAATCGCGAGGGTTCCACTGGGGGCCTCCCTGCCCGGGGAAGACGCCTGGCGCTCCCCTTGA
- a CDS encoding TonB-dependent receptor domain-containing protein: MQLQCLCLLLAMLPALAMAQGVPSPSSEPREVEVDVQATDGGTAVSSDDAARLGLATDGGAAKLEPPALVAESPAAWPEGLEGTPGEVTLELLVDAEGAVAEVKVLQAPAEPRLTEAALKAAPGLRFSPATLGGTPVSVRLPFVYRFEPPVVVPAATARIQGEVRARGTRRPLADATLFLDGSAEPAGAVDTAGRFTLEVTPGAHRVEVRAPGHKASTFEETVAQGQSLQVVYRLQPGQVNPYETVVRDDRPRTEVTRISLHEQEIREVPGTLGDPFRVVMLMPGVGSLASGISYPVVRGSQPAATGFFLDGVRIPMLYHLLLGPAVIHPDFIDTVDFYPGTPPVRLGRVLGGAVEGRLSRPREDRLHFTAYADFINSGGFIEYPFKETGTSISAAGRVSYTGLLISLGANLLNEPGAENVRANFWDYQARVEQKVGQGRLRLFALGSSDDVGVSPGTEYEGDSGGGVVSRFHRVDLRGTHPLAGGEAELGFTVGWDAVGLTGEESRQQPAGGLASEQVGEYALEQTSVALRAGWTRRLGETLEVAVGGDVEHRRAATVITGQALPPGYRPGSAPDPLKNPSSLATFSGACATATWSPGERWLFQPGLRVDAYHLVPGITHTAVEPRLTVRHRLTDALTLKGGAGLFHQPPTVLLHLPAVDTAGLRYGLQEGAQLDVGAEWKAFEGLELSGDVFYNPLSRTVEFDVQDVVENRRRGSLAAQDLAASGYAYGFELMARHPLGRNWFGWASYSFLQSRRHVRLERYGDDNRVVETQEGTLPFAFEQAHVFNAALSYKLGNNWTLGTVVHFNTGRPESGHVTSQTHRLVPGREGRGEWVRQDEDRVERLGNFFRVDFRAAKSWAMEDFTLDAYLDILNISVQQEVFGYEYGHDYATGAPLRKPMQLPIILPLFGVKGTY; encoded by the coding sequence ATGCAACTCCAGTGTCTCTGCCTCCTGCTGGCAATGCTCCCCGCGCTCGCAATGGCGCAGGGAGTGCCCTCTCCCTCCAGCGAGCCGCGCGAGGTGGAGGTGGATGTCCAGGCCACCGACGGGGGCACCGCCGTGTCCTCGGACGATGCCGCCCGCCTGGGCCTGGCCACCGACGGCGGCGCGGCGAAGCTGGAGCCGCCCGCGCTGGTGGCGGAGTCCCCCGCCGCGTGGCCCGAGGGCCTGGAGGGCACGCCCGGCGAGGTGACGCTGGAGCTGCTGGTGGACGCCGAGGGCGCGGTGGCCGAGGTGAAGGTGCTCCAGGCCCCCGCCGAGCCGCGCCTCACCGAGGCCGCGCTGAAGGCCGCGCCGGGCCTGCGCTTCTCCCCGGCCACGCTGGGCGGCACGCCGGTGTCCGTGCGCCTGCCCTTCGTCTACCGCTTCGAGCCGCCCGTCGTCGTCCCCGCCGCCACCGCGCGCATCCAGGGCGAGGTGCGCGCCCGCGGCACGCGCCGCCCCCTGGCCGACGCCACCCTCTTCCTGGACGGCAGCGCCGAGCCCGCGGGCGCCGTGGACACAGCAGGCCGCTTCACGCTGGAAGTCACGCCCGGCGCCCACAGGGTCGAGGTGCGCGCCCCCGGCCACAAGGCCTCCACCTTCGAGGAGACGGTGGCGCAGGGGCAGTCCCTGCAGGTCGTCTACCGGCTCCAGCCCGGCCAGGTGAACCCGTATGAGACGGTGGTGCGCGACGACCGGCCGCGCACGGAAGTCACCCGCATCAGCCTGCACGAGCAGGAGATTCGCGAGGTGCCCGGCACGCTGGGAGACCCGTTCCGCGTGGTGATGCTGATGCCGGGCGTGGGCAGCCTCGCGTCGGGCATCAGCTACCCGGTGGTGCGCGGCAGCCAGCCGGCGGCCACCGGCTTCTTCCTCGACGGCGTGCGCATCCCCATGCTGTACCACCTGCTGCTGGGGCCCGCCGTCATCCACCCGGACTTCATCGACACCGTGGACTTCTATCCGGGCACGCCGCCGGTGCGGCTCGGGCGCGTGCTGGGCGGCGCGGTGGAGGGCCGGCTGTCCCGCCCGCGCGAGGACCGGCTGCACTTCACCGCCTACGCGGACTTCATCAACAGCGGCGGCTTCATCGAGTACCCGTTCAAGGAGACGGGCACCTCCATCAGCGCCGCCGGCCGCGTCAGCTACACCGGGCTGTTGATTTCGCTGGGGGCCAACCTCCTCAACGAGCCGGGAGCGGAGAACGTGCGCGCCAACTTCTGGGACTACCAGGCGCGCGTGGAGCAGAAGGTGGGCCAGGGGCGGCTGCGGCTGTTCGCGCTGGGCAGCTCCGACGACGTGGGCGTGAGCCCGGGGACGGAGTACGAGGGTGACTCGGGAGGCGGCGTGGTGTCGCGCTTCCACCGGGTGGACCTGCGCGGCACGCACCCGCTCGCGGGCGGCGAGGCGGAGCTGGGCTTCACCGTGGGCTGGGACGCGGTGGGCCTCACCGGCGAGGAGTCGCGCCAGCAGCCCGCGGGAGGGCTGGCCTCCGAGCAGGTCGGTGAGTACGCGCTGGAGCAGACGAGCGTCGCGCTGCGCGCGGGCTGGACGCGGCGGCTGGGTGAGACGCTGGAGGTGGCGGTGGGCGGCGACGTGGAGCACCGGCGCGCGGCCACCGTCATCACCGGCCAGGCGCTGCCTCCGGGCTACCGGCCGGGCAGCGCTCCGGACCCGCTGAAGAACCCCTCGTCGCTGGCCACGTTCTCCGGCGCGTGCGCCACCGCGACGTGGAGCCCGGGCGAGCGCTGGCTCTTCCAGCCCGGCCTGCGCGTGGACGCGTACCACCTGGTGCCCGGCATCACCCACACCGCCGTGGAGCCGCGCCTCACCGTGCGCCACCGGCTGACGGACGCGCTCACCCTCAAGGGCGGCGCGGGCCTCTTCCACCAGCCGCCCACCGTGCTGCTGCACCTGCCCGCGGTGGACACCGCCGGCCTGCGCTACGGGCTGCAGGAGGGCGCGCAGCTCGACGTGGGCGCCGAGTGGAAGGCCTTCGAGGGGCTGGAGCTGAGCGGTGACGTCTTCTACAACCCGCTGTCGCGCACGGTGGAGTTCGACGTGCAGGACGTGGTGGAGAACCGCCGCCGCGGCTCGCTGGCCGCGCAGGACCTGGCCGCCAGCGGCTACGCGTACGGCTTCGAGCTGATGGCGCGCCACCCGCTGGGCCGCAACTGGTTCGGCTGGGCCTCCTACAGCTTCCTGCAGAGCAGGCGCCACGTGCGCCTCGAGCGGTATGGCGACGACAACCGGGTGGTGGAGACGCAGGAGGGCACCCTGCCCTTCGCCTTCGAGCAGGCGCACGTCTTCAACGCCGCCCTCAGCTACAAGCTCGGCAACAACTGGACGCTGGGCACGGTGGTGCACTTCAACACCGGCCGCCCCGAGTCCGGGCACGTGACGTCGCAGACCCACCGCCTGGTGCCGGGGCGCGAGGGACGCGGGGAGTGGGTGCGCCAGGACGAGGACCGCGTCGAGCGGCTGGGCAACTTCTTCCGCGTGGACTTCCGCGCGGCGAAGTCCTGGGCCATGGAGGACTTCACGCTCGACGCCTACCTGGACATCCTCAACATCTCCGTCCAGCAGGAGGTGTTCGGCTACGAGTACGGCCACGACTACGCCACCGGCGCCCCGCTGCGCAAACCCATGCAGCTGCCCATCATCCTCCCGCTCTTCGGCGTGAAGGGGACGTACTGA
- a CDS encoding penicillin-binding transpeptidase domain-containing protein: protein MGWSVAAAVLMAACASVRERPADGPVDEAEVYLQAWARGDVAALRRAVVEPPSSFEAQHQHFRDGLRIVSSRFELGRVERDGESGLATFRAFHVLRGLGEWEVAGTLRFVRVGGRWLVRWSPEVLHPEAREGDRFSRTRTRAERADLLDARGEPLTHVGEVITVGVQPSRMQGLAAVASALQVQLGVDPERVEKLVSAGGAASDPERFVPVIDVRPERYQQVRPALAPVPGIFFRRKSARLSPAEGFAAHTLGRVGEVTAELLAELGPTYLPGDVVGLSGLERAFEAQLAGRPSGEVRLTRASGEVRVLFRFEGTEGTPLSTTLLPEVQAAAEAALDGVAQPAALVAVDSGTGAVLAVASRPLGQALNRALTGRYPPGSTFKVVTTEALLAQGMGVEAPAPCPPVATVKGKAFRNFEGEALGNSTLRQAFVHSCNTAFVMLAAGLGGEALAAAARRFGFDVDYQAGLPTSGASFPPPRDAAELAAAAIGQGRVLATPLHLASVAAAAESGRWRAPYLVEDLKETGPSAQLTSGARAPLFTMMRAVVTEGTGQAAKAVPTLAGKTGTAEFGTGAPLPTHAWFIGFRGGIGFAVLVEDGGVGGRVAAPIAARFAAAL from the coding sequence ATGGGGTGGAGTGTCGCGGCGGCGGTGCTGATGGCGGCCTGCGCCTCCGTGCGTGAGCGGCCAGCGGACGGCCCGGTGGACGAGGCCGAGGTCTACCTCCAGGCGTGGGCCCGAGGGGACGTGGCGGCGCTGCGGCGCGCGGTGGTGGAGCCTCCCTCCAGCTTCGAGGCGCAGCACCAGCACTTCCGCGACGGGCTGCGCATCGTCTCCTCCCGGTTCGAGCTGGGACGCGTGGAGCGCGACGGGGAGAGCGGCCTGGCCACCTTCCGCGCCTTCCACGTGCTGCGCGGGCTGGGCGAGTGGGAGGTGGCGGGCACGCTGCGCTTCGTGCGTGTCGGAGGGCGGTGGCTCGTGCGCTGGAGCCCGGAGGTGCTGCACCCGGAGGCGCGCGAGGGCGACCGCTTCTCGCGCACCCGGACCCGCGCGGAGCGGGCCGACCTGCTCGACGCGCGCGGAGAGCCCCTCACCCACGTGGGCGAGGTCATCACCGTGGGCGTGCAGCCTTCGCGGATGCAGGGGCTGGCCGCTGTCGCGTCCGCGCTCCAGGTGCAGCTCGGCGTGGACCCGGAGCGGGTGGAGAAGCTGGTGAGCGCGGGGGGTGCGGCGTCGGACCCCGAGCGCTTCGTGCCCGTCATCGACGTGCGGCCCGAGCGCTATCAGCAGGTCCGCCCCGCGCTGGCCCCCGTGCCCGGCATCTTCTTCCGCCGCAAGAGCGCCCGGCTCTCTCCGGCCGAGGGCTTCGCCGCGCACACCCTGGGCCGCGTCGGCGAGGTGACGGCGGAGCTGCTCGCGGAGCTGGGGCCGACGTACCTGCCGGGAGACGTGGTGGGGCTGTCCGGGCTGGAGCGGGCCTTCGAGGCGCAGCTGGCGGGACGTCCCTCCGGCGAGGTGCGGCTCACCCGGGCGTCCGGTGAGGTGCGCGTCCTCTTCCGCTTCGAGGGGACGGAGGGAACTCCGCTGTCCACCACGCTGCTGCCCGAGGTGCAGGCCGCGGCGGAGGCGGCGCTCGATGGTGTCGCGCAGCCCGCGGCGCTGGTGGCGGTGGACAGCGGCACGGGGGCAGTGCTGGCCGTGGCGAGCCGGCCGCTCGGGCAGGCGCTGAACCGGGCGCTCACGGGACGCTACCCGCCCGGCTCCACGTTCAAGGTCGTCACCACCGAGGCCCTGCTGGCCCAGGGCATGGGCGTGGAGGCTCCGGCGCCCTGCCCTCCCGTGGCGACGGTGAAGGGGAAGGCGTTCCGCAACTTCGAGGGCGAGGCGCTGGGGAACAGCACGCTGCGACAGGCCTTCGTCCATTCGTGCAACACCGCGTTCGTGATGCTGGCCGCGGGGCTCGGGGGCGAGGCGCTCGCGGCGGCGGCGCGGAGGTTCGGGTTCGACGTGGACTACCAGGCAGGGCTGCCCACTTCCGGGGCTTCGTTCCCCCCGCCCCGGGATGCCGCCGAGCTGGCTGCCGCCGCCATCGGACAGGGGCGCGTGCTGGCCACGCCGCTGCACCTGGCCTCGGTGGCCGCGGCGGCCGAGTCGGGCCGGTGGCGCGCGCCCTACCTCGTGGAGGACTTGAAGGAGACTGGGCCGAGCGCACAGCTCACGAGCGGGGCTCGCGCGCCCCTGTTCACGATGATGCGCGCCGTCGTCACCGAGGGCACGGGACAGGCGGCGAAGGCGGTGCCGACGCTGGCTGGCAAGACGGGCACGGCGGAGTTCGGCACCGGTGCGCCGCTGCCGACGCATGCGTGGTTCATCGGCTTTCGCGGCGGCATCGGGTTCGCCGTGCTGGTGGAGGATGGAGGCGTGGGCGGCCGCGTCGCCGCGCCCATCGCCGCGAGGTTCGCGGCGGCGTTGTGA
- a CDS encoding AHH domain-containing protein: MAGSDKHITNLWKRKKHKDELGCIQKHVESFDSKEHPRCAYRNNGHKELSKHPTRQTLYELDLQDSAVRERLQSITIPRERKLGANSLMARRSRTPVNPLKPGQETVWGFKHQDNFKHKAYEPFNHHYHHIMPDEVLKNELSYKELNVLQAAEYNINSGNNIIILPHSPEIGIALALPTHRGRHGRRTNYAQDCINEINRIKRLVGKGKQADPPHPITDKTAPDVKKDLETWQYEEFDDIVAYGREAASSKMSVGINRKLRMRSPG; this comes from the coding sequence ATGGCGGGAAGCGACAAGCACATCACCAACCTCTGGAAGAGGAAGAAGCACAAGGATGAGCTCGGCTGCATCCAGAAGCATGTCGAGTCGTTCGACTCGAAAGAGCATCCCCGCTGCGCCTATCGGAACAACGGCCATAAGGAGCTGAGCAAGCATCCCACCCGGCAGACGCTGTACGAGCTCGACCTCCAGGACAGCGCCGTGCGCGAGCGGCTTCAGAGCATCACGATTCCGCGGGAGCGGAAGCTGGGGGCCAACAGCCTCATGGCCAGGCGCTCGAGGACTCCGGTCAACCCCCTGAAGCCCGGGCAGGAAACGGTCTGGGGGTTCAAGCATCAGGACAACTTCAAGCACAAGGCCTACGAGCCCTTCAATCACCACTATCACCACATCATGCCCGACGAGGTGCTCAAGAATGAGCTCAGCTACAAGGAGCTCAATGTCCTCCAGGCAGCGGAGTACAACATCAACAGCGGCAACAACATCATCATCCTGCCGCACAGTCCGGAGATAGGCATCGCGCTCGCCCTGCCGACCCACCGCGGGCGGCACGGGCGCAGGACGAACTATGCCCAGGACTGCATCAATGAAATCAACCGAATCAAGCGGCTGGTCGGCAAAGGCAAGCAGGCCGATCCGCCGCACCCCATTACCGACAAGACGGCCCCGGACGTGAAGAAGGACCTCGAAACCTGGCAGTACGAGGAGTTCGACGACATCGTCGCGTATGGCAGGGAGGCTGCCTCGTCGAAGATGTCTGTCGGTATCAACAGGAAGCTGCGGATGAGGAGCCCAGGGTGA
- a CDS encoding imm11 family protein translates to MPDIYKPAEGVPTGTLFSSGLKFNMAAEVKGFRIPDVIDNAVGYFMVSERMKSLLEKARADVEYIRFILLNHKGRVASDQCYIVNVLGTRDWADMSRCEGRTSAVDKHRSFARLKRLVLKDEEVDPSVDLFRVQAMPQLMILRSDFKDYLQKEGITGARFHEVGAPVDLR, encoded by the coding sequence ATGCCTGATATCTACAAGCCTGCGGAAGGGGTACCTACGGGAACGCTCTTCTCCTCCGGTCTCAAGTTCAACATGGCGGCGGAGGTGAAGGGCTTCCGGATACCGGACGTCATCGACAACGCGGTGGGCTACTTCATGGTGTCGGAGCGCATGAAGTCGCTCCTCGAAAAAGCGCGAGCGGACGTCGAGTACATCCGCTTCATCCTGCTGAACCACAAGGGCCGGGTGGCAAGCGACCAGTGCTACATCGTCAATGTCCTCGGCACCCGTGACTGGGCGGACATGAGCAGGTGCGAGGGCCGCACGAGTGCTGTGGACAAGCACAGGTCCTTCGCGCGACTGAAGCGGCTCGTGCTGAAGGACGAGGAGGTCGACCCCTCCGTGGACCTGTTCCGGGTCCAGGCCATGCCACAGTTGATGATTCTGCGGAGCGACTTCAAGGACTACCTCCAGAAGGAGGGCATCACAGGGGCGCGGTTCCACGAAGTCGGCGCACCCGTGGACCTGCGATGA